In Myxococcales bacterium, a genomic segment contains:
- a CDS encoding response regulator transcription factor, translated as MKKVMIVEDDDAIRELVSQVSLREGFEPKGIASGEIAVEEIRKFSPDLVILDIMLPGRDGLEICKECKLDDKLRDVPIMMLTAKGEESDIVTGLELGACDYITKPFSPKILAARMKAAMRKTSPDPSPTELPVKIHSISIDPKKFEVEIKGKKTDLTATEFRLLYLLAKNPGRVFTRSQIVSSVHGDDYPATDRSVDVQVVGLRKKLGDRAGRFIETVRGVGYRMREDK; from the coding sequence ATGAAAAAAGTAATGATAGTTGAGGACGACGACGCAATACGGGAACTGGTCAGCCAGGTTTCATTGCGCGAAGGATTTGAACCCAAGGGAATTGCATCCGGAGAGATCGCCGTAGAGGAAATACGAAAATTTTCACCAGACCTCGTCATACTCGACATAATGCTTCCCGGCAGGGATGGACTCGAAATTTGCAAAGAATGCAAACTCGATGATAAATTGCGCGACGTACCGATCATGATGCTAACGGCAAAAGGCGAAGAATCCGACATAGTAACAGGGTTGGAACTCGGTGCATGCGACTATATAACCAAGCCCTTTAGCCCAAAGATCCTCGCAGCGAGGATGAAAGCGGCAATGAGGAAAACTTCCCCGGATCCTTCTCCAACAGAGCTTCCGGTAAAAATCCACTCCATATCCATAGATCCCAAAAAATTTGAGGTTGAAATAAAGGGTAAAAAAACCGATCTCACAGCAACCGAGTTCCGCCTCCTGTACCTGCTGGCAAAAAATCCCGGAAGGGTGTTTACGCGAAGCCAGATCGTAAGCAGCGTTCACGGAGATGATTATCCCGCGACCGATCGCTCGGTAGATGTTCAGGTCGTAGGGCTCAGAAAAAAACTTGGGGACCGGGCGGGGCGTTTCATAGAGACGGTCCGCGGCGTCGGCTATAGAATGAGAGAGGACAAATGA
- the mltG gene encoding endolytic transglycosylase MltG, producing the protein MIKKFFKFILLLTFITVAVAALSFYVAATKWRSPSDAELDVRPGSSLRSIAAQMHDVGIIRVPKLFELYVRSKGAGGKMKAGMYDFPAGMNMIEAAGKLISGDVRAYDFTIIEGWNIEDIAKALVGKPFIVNDDMPAEFRRLARDESLMDELGIFEVPSFEGFLFPDTYRFDYPLSAKDFIRRLVSRFDEVWRSVPSGGDGRSRNEIITLASIVEKETGIPSERALVAGVFMNRLLKGIALQSDPTIIYGLSNFDGNIRKPDISNPHPYNTYVHRGLPPGPICNPGRASIIAAMNPEKTEYFYFVSMNDGSHHFSKDLAEHLKAVRRYQTFRSDK; encoded by the coding sequence ATGATAAAAAAATTTTTCAAATTTATTCTTCTGCTGACCTTCATCACCGTGGCCGTGGCGGCCCTCTCATTTTATGTGGCGGCCACCAAGTGGAGGTCCCCTTCCGATGCCGAACTCGATGTGAGGCCAGGTTCTTCCCTCAGGAGTATCGCGGCGCAGATGCACGATGTGGGAATCATAAGGGTCCCCAAACTTTTTGAACTTTACGTCAGGTCGAAGGGGGCGGGTGGAAAGATGAAAGCGGGGATGTACGATTTTCCGGCTGGTATGAACATGATCGAGGCTGCAGGAAAGCTCATCAGCGGAGATGTCCGCGCATACGACTTCACAATCATAGAGGGTTGGAACATAGAGGATATAGCGAAGGCCCTAGTCGGCAAGCCGTTCATAGTAAATGATGATATGCCTGCGGAGTTTAGGAGGCTTGCGCGCGACGAATCGCTCATGGACGAGCTCGGCATTTTTGAGGTCCCCTCTTTCGAAGGGTTTTTATTTCCGGACACATATCGATTCGACTATCCTCTCTCCGCAAAGGATTTCATAAGGCGGCTAGTATCGAGGTTTGATGAGGTTTGGCGATCCGTGCCCTCCGGAGGGGATGGAAGAAGCAGGAACGAGATCATCACGCTTGCCTCTATCGTGGAAAAGGAGACCGGAATTCCATCGGAGAGAGCTTTAGTTGCGGGCGTGTTCATGAACAGGCTTTTGAAGGGGATAGCTCTCCAGAGCGATCCGACGATCATCTACGGTCTTTCGAATTTTGACGGCAACATCAGGAAGCCCGATATATCCAATCCTCATCCATATAACACCTATGTTCACCGCGGGCTGCCGCCTGGCCCAATATGCAATCCTGGCAGGGCTTCAATCATAGCAGCTATGAACCCCGAAAAGACTGAATATTTCTATTTCGTATCGATGAATGACGGCTCACATCACTTTTCCAAGGACCTCGCAGAGCATCTCAAGGCGGTCAGGAGATATCAGACCTTTCGGAGCGATAAATGA
- a CDS encoding FAD-binding protein: protein MPSERKRKILIIGAGLAGQMAAVVAARAGASVTITSVLEPMREYSCEFLNSFNVSSGRSEKFLESFFSKALETSCGLADSKMLRSMCEASRSMAVWLEDIGVRFDRDSNGLVKECADIRCGFSTIRSGEFTSRRISLALFGELLKLSSCGSVFMMNGWEFLSPVIGDAGRCCGAVFINKKSMEIRAIEADATIMSFGGYSSIYSPTLRSSFLDGSALVSSMRGGARAVNPEFMSFAECHHDDHNEDSTPAAYFSLGGLEVDHFHKCSVVGMYAAGEAACAYHGASLLSGNEILSEVYGGFVAGSSAAAGEEDVGHATPPSLLESAVAAEEKLNAKIASHEGSENAYVIARELSELLSSAGRLVGEAEHSADSSLKIAELKARFNSAPLGDKIEWCNQNLLFMRRLEKKFDMAKMLVAACKLRRESRGVSGKPDLSEGSGEVASRSVAIIASGEVEVSNTV from the coding sequence ATGCCTTCGGAACGAAAGAGAAAGATTCTCATCATAGGCGCGGGGCTCGCGGGGCAGATGGCCGCGGTTGTTGCGGCAAGGGCCGGTGCCTCTGTCACTATTACCTCAGTGCTCGAGCCGATGAGGGAGTATTCCTGCGAATTTTTAAACTCTTTCAACGTCTCGTCCGGCCGAAGTGAAAAATTTTTAGAAAGCTTTTTTTCGAAGGCTCTGGAAACTTCCTGCGGCCTTGCAGATTCCAAGATGCTCCGGTCGATGTGCGAGGCTTCGCGCAGCATGGCTGTATGGCTGGAAGATATCGGTGTTAGGTTCGATCGGGATTCAAACGGGCTGGTGAAAGAATGCGCCGACATCAGATGTGGATTTTCAACTATTCGCTCCGGCGAATTTACATCCCGCAGAATATCGCTGGCTTTATTTGGCGAGCTGTTGAAGCTTTCCTCTTGCGGATCAGTTTTTATGATGAACGGGTGGGAGTTTCTTTCACCTGTCATCGGCGATGCCGGCAGGTGTTGCGGTGCGGTGTTTATAAATAAAAAGAGCATGGAGATAAGGGCGATAGAGGCGGATGCTACCATAATGTCCTTCGGAGGATATTCTTCGATATATTCACCTACGCTTAGGTCCTCTTTTCTGGATGGGTCGGCGCTAGTCTCATCAATGCGGGGTGGGGCCAGGGCTGTCAATCCGGAGTTCATGTCTTTTGCTGAGTGCCATCATGATGATCATAACGAAGATAGCACGCCGGCTGCCTATTTCAGCCTTGGCGGCCTGGAGGTTGACCATTTCCACAAGTGTTCCGTAGTAGGGATGTACGCGGCCGGAGAGGCTGCTTGCGCCTATCACGGAGCCTCGTTGCTGAGTGGAAACGAAATTCTCTCTGAAGTTTACGGAGGATTTGTGGCGGGTAGTAGCGCTGCTGCAGGAGAGGAGGATGTCGGTCATGCCACTCCGCCCTCCCTTTTGGAATCAGCCGTTGCGGCGGAAGAGAAACTCAATGCCAAGATAGCATCTCACGAGGGGAGTGAGAACGCCTATGTCATAGCCCGGGAGCTTTCAGAGCTCCTTTCATCGGCGGGGCGCTTAGTCGGCGAGGCGGAACATTCTGCCGATTCATCTTTGAAGATAGCCGAACTGAAAGCACGTTTCAACTCGGCTCCGCTCGGTGATAAGATAGAATGGTGCAATCAAAACTTACTGTTCATGCGGAGGCTGGAAAAAAAGTTTGATATGGCCAAGATGTTAGTTGCAGCATGTAAACTGAGGCGCGAGAGCCGCGGAGTTTCTGGGAAGCCGGATCTTTCGGAAGGGTCTGGCGAAGTCGCTTCGAGGAGCGTTGCTATCATTGCATCCGGTGAGGTCGAGGTTTCCAATACGGTTTAA
- a CDS encoding DUF192 domain-containing protein, with product MKRYLFLLLMLPVIFIACEKMDSAVESATPPPDAVNDHVATPFQGTMNPGAVATIVIGEASFSVEIAESDEERRLGLMNRESIPPNYGMWFVFPELVREPFWMKDTQIPLDIIFVGDDMRVVDIIKNATPGSEDLLKSKDPYRYVLEVNSGSADRYDIEVGDAVEKRVGPK from the coding sequence ATGAAAAGATATCTTTTTCTGCTGTTGATGTTGCCGGTCATTTTTATTGCCTGTGAAAAGATGGATTCTGCCGTAGAAAGCGCGACCCCTCCGCCCGACGCCGTAAATGACCATGTCGCGACCCCTTTTCAAGGGACTATGAATCCGGGCGCCGTTGCTACCATCGTCATCGGCGAGGCTTCATTTTCTGTGGAGATAGCGGAGTCCGACGAGGAGAGAAGGTTAGGGCTCATGAATCGTGAATCGATCCCTCCGAATTATGGGATGTGGTTTGTGTTTCCAGAATTAGTTCGGGAACCTTTCTGGATGAAAGATACTCAGATTCCTTTGGACATAATATTCGTCGGCGACGATATGAGAGTGGTCGATATCATCAAGAACGCTACGCCTGGATCTGAGGATCTTCTCAAATCAAAGGATCCCTACAGGTATGTTTTAGAGGTCAACTCCGGTTCTGCCGATCGATACGATATAGAAGTTGGCGATGCTGTCGAAAAGAGGGTTGGTCCTAAATAA
- a CDS encoding 4Fe-4S dicluster domain-containing protein, producing the protein MKKGELEIFLKVKRQDGPDGISYWERFEFSVPAETTVLSLISKISEEPVTDEGKPSTHVCVESSCGRGLCGSCSMLINGRPMLACKTMVSDLDSRITVEPLAKFPVIRDLVTDKSSMCGDLLYHELWSGCESLPSDDGGSPDFARFEAGRQRLSASFMDCLMCGACVEVCPSVTSRSKFPGAWLFSVMLGMSLNCSDLSAIKKMRRSAAGPEGLSQCEGVGNCSEFCPMGLRLSDAMGIAGFEAAVQSLIDFIREES; encoded by the coding sequence ATGAAAAAAGGGGAATTGGAAATTTTTTTGAAGGTGAAAAGGCAGGATGGTCCGGATGGAATATCCTACTGGGAACGCTTTGAATTTTCGGTTCCAGCAGAGACTACGGTCCTCTCGTTGATTTCGAAAATATCCGAGGAGCCTGTCACGGACGAAGGGAAACCATCCACCCACGTATGCGTAGAATCTTCATGTGGAAGGGGGCTCTGCGGATCTTGCTCAATGCTTATCAACGGGCGCCCCATGCTCGCATGCAAAACCATGGTTTCGGATTTGGATTCCAGAATAACTGTAGAGCCCCTGGCGAAATTTCCCGTCATAAGGGACTTGGTCACCGACAAGTCTTCGATGTGCGGGGATTTACTTTACCACGAGCTTTGGAGCGGTTGCGAATCTCTGCCCTCCGACGATGGCGGCTCTCCTGATTTTGCCAGATTTGAAGCGGGGCGGCAGCGCCTTTCAGCCTCCTTTATGGACTGTTTGATGTGTGGGGCCTGCGTCGAGGTCTGTCCCAGTGTCACTTCAAGGTCAAAATTTCCGGGCGCATGGCTTTTTAGCGTAATGCTAGGGATGAGCCTCAATTGTTCGGATTTATCCGCTATCAAAAAAATGAGGCGCTCAGCTGCAGGGCCGGAGGGGCTTTCCCAGTGCGAGGGGGTGGGAAACTGCTCCGAATTTTGCCCCATGGGGCTCAGGCTCTCCGATGCCATGGGAATCGCAGGTTTTGAGGCGGCGGTCCAGTCTTTGATTGATTTTATAAGGGAAGAGAGCTAA
- the ruvX gene encoding Holliday junction resolvase RuvX, whose protein sequence is MRIICLDVGEKRIGVAASDPFGWTAQPVEVITRKKILNDFKRIEFLCRELSAELLLIGIPLDAEGGVGLQARKVRKFADKLLLHLEKSGITIPMEYWDERYSTAEAERRLVESDLSRAKRKRVIDKMAAVVILEGYLFANGDGK, encoded by the coding sequence GTGCGAATAATCTGTCTGGATGTAGGCGAAAAGAGGATAGGGGTAGCTGCCAGCGACCCGTTTGGCTGGACGGCACAGCCCGTAGAAGTTATCACCAGAAAAAAAATATTGAATGATTTCAAAAGGATAGAATTTTTATGCAGGGAACTTTCGGCCGAACTTCTGCTTATTGGGATACCCCTTGATGCCGAAGGGGGGGTTGGCTTGCAGGCTCGCAAGGTGCGAAAGTTTGCCGACAAGCTTCTATTGCACCTTGAAAAATCCGGGATTACGATTCCTATGGAGTACTGGGATGAGAGATACTCCACCGCCGAGGCGGAGCGAAGGCTCGTCGAAAGCGATCTCTCTCGCGCTAAGAGAAAACGCGTCATAGACAAGATGGCTGCGGTTGTAATCCTAGAGGGGTATCTCTTTGCAAACGGGGATGGAAAATAG
- a CDS encoding acylphosphatase → MKRIKIRVGGRVQGVFYRANTEKEAKALGLTGFVRNLPDGGVEITAEGKKESLEKLARWCQKGPPAAKVDKFDLSWEEPAGEFSAFQIRY, encoded by the coding sequence ATGAAGAGAATAAAAATAAGGGTTGGAGGAAGGGTTCAGGGGGTATTTTACAGGGCCAACACCGAAAAAGAGGCCAAAGCGTTGGGGCTGACCGGCTTTGTAAGAAACCTTCCCGACGGAGGGGTAGAAATCACGGCTGAAGGGAAGAAGGAGTCGCTCGAAAAGCTGGCCAGGTGGTGTCAAAAAGGACCACCAGCGGCAAAAGTCGATAAATTCGATCTTTCATGGGAAGAGCCTGCAGGAGAGTTCTCCGCTTTTCAAATAAGGTATTGA
- a CDS encoding HAMP domain-containing protein encodes MRRTKLIWQIIPLFALIIFMCMAAFAWFSSRSIKSFYIARFSEKMSDKLRIAVDLMPSGMALSRICSELGEIEGMRITAILADGKVACDTSGEAGQMENHSSRPEFAAALRGEISSGVRLSDTTGEEMLYTAVPVLNEKKETGVLRGAVPLTLIKASLTSLYYKIVMTGLAILTVALFISIWFARMIGRPVKQLELAAEKFTEGNFNAHLPDSGSQEISSLCESMKKMRDRLEKLDRVRKDFVSNVSHELRTPVTSIVGFLEMVIEGKDLSDDDRTNFLHTAYKQSERLNSIIDDLLMLARIEQEIEKSEIPMEEVSAKELLAEAVEIASIKADQKGIKIDIFCQSELKLRTNPLLIEHAIANLLDNAIKYSNPDSSVYLNAHREANEVIIRVRDEGCGIPKEHLSRIFERFYRIDKARSRSLGGTGLGLSIVKNIASAHRGYVTASSQTGRGSIFTIHLPQKS; translated from the coding sequence ATGAGGCGTACCAAGCTGATCTGGCAGATAATTCCGCTTTTCGCTCTCATAATATTCATGTGCATGGCAGCTTTCGCGTGGTTCTCTTCCCGTTCGATAAAATCTTTTTACATCGCCAGATTCTCTGAAAAGATGTCCGACAAACTCAGGATAGCAGTCGATCTCATGCCTTCCGGAATGGCACTCAGCAGAATCTGTTCCGAACTTGGAGAAATAGAGGGGATGAGGATAACCGCTATTCTTGCCGATGGCAAAGTCGCATGCGACACATCGGGCGAGGCCGGACAGATGGAAAATCACTCATCCAGGCCGGAGTTTGCTGCAGCTCTGCGCGGAGAGATATCCAGCGGCGTCAGGTTAAGCGACACCACTGGAGAAGAAATGCTATACACTGCCGTCCCGGTTTTGAACGAAAAAAAAGAGACCGGAGTTCTCAGAGGGGCTGTTCCTCTGACGCTTATAAAGGCATCCCTGACATCCCTCTACTACAAGATAGTCATGACGGGACTGGCGATCTTGACGGTGGCGCTTTTCATAAGCATCTGGTTTGCAAGGATGATAGGTAGGCCGGTAAAACAGCTTGAACTGGCCGCCGAAAAATTTACCGAAGGAAATTTCAACGCACATTTGCCGGACTCAGGCAGCCAGGAGATATCCTCCCTGTGCGAATCCATGAAAAAGATGAGAGATCGCCTGGAAAAGCTCGACCGCGTCCGAAAGGATTTTGTATCAAATGTTTCGCATGAGCTGCGAACACCGGTCACATCTATAGTAGGATTTTTGGAGATGGTCATCGAGGGAAAAGATCTTTCCGATGATGACAGAACAAATTTTCTCCACACGGCCTACAAACAGTCGGAGAGGTTGAACTCGATCATCGACGACCTGCTTATGCTTGCCAGGATCGAACAGGAAATAGAAAAAAGCGAGATCCCTATGGAGGAGGTCAGCGCAAAAGAGCTCCTCGCCGAAGCAGTGGAGATCGCATCGATCAAGGCCGATCAAAAAGGGATAAAGATAGACATCTTCTGCCAATCCGAACTCAAACTAAGGACGAATCCGCTTCTCATTGAGCATGCGATAGCCAATCTTCTCGACAATGCCATCAAGTACAGCAACCCGGACAGCTCCGTATATCTAAATGCCCACCGTGAGGCTAACGAGGTTATCATAAGGGTTAGAGATGAGGGGTGCGGAATTCCCAAGGAACATCTATCCAGGATCTTCGAAAGATTCTACAGAATCGACAAGGCGAGAAGCCGCAGTCTCGGA